ACATGTCGCCGCTGTTCCACGTCAAGCCTGACGCGCCCACGCTCGTCCTCATCACCGGCGATCGCGACGTCGAACTCTTCGGCCGATACGAGGAAAACGCGTACATGTGGCGCATGATGCAAGTCGTCGGCCACAAGGACACGACGATCTACGAGCTCGACGGCTTCAACCACGGGCAGATGACGCAGCCGGCGCTCTTCCTCATGCGACGACTGGTGCTTGAGGACGGCGAGCAGTGAGGCGGTTTGCCATCGCTGCATGCGCCGTGGTCGTCGCCACTCCGACGGCAATCGCCCGGCCGCCGGTCTACTTCCACTACATGCCCTGGTTCGAAACGCCCGCCAGCAACGGCGGCGAGTGGGGCTACCACTGGCAGTTCCTCAATCGCGACCCCAGCCAGGTCGACGCTCAAGGGCGACGCGACATCGCCTCCCACTACTACCCGAAGATCGGGCCTTACGCGTCGGGCGATCCGAACGTGCTGGAGTACCACCTGCTCCTGACCAAGCTGTCCGGTGCCGAGGGTCTTCTGCTCGACTGGTACGGCGTCGCCGGCTCCAACGGTGACATCGCTTCGCTGCTGGCCAACTCGAACGCGATCTTCGACAAGGCGGCTCAGTTCGGGCTCGACGTCGGCGTGGTGCTGGAAGATCGCTTTGCCCGCTCGCCGGCCGACGTTCAGGCGAACATCAACTATCTTCGGCAGAACTACTTCAACCAGCCGCACTACCTCCGCGTCGGGCCGGGCGACGATCCGCTGTTGATGATCTTCGGTCCGATCGGCATGGAAGACCCGGCCGCGTGGTCGTCGATCTTGCCGACAGCCGGCGAGCCGATTACGACATTGCCGCTCTGGTACCAATCGCCGGACGTCGGCCCGTTGTCAGACGGCGAGTTTGCGTGGATCTTCGAGGACGAATCGCTCGACGATCACCTCCAGCAGCAACAGACCTTCCTGAACGACATCGCCCGGACGCTCGGGACTGCGGCGGGCGTCGCCTACGCGGGCTTCAACGACTTCTACGCCGAGGGCGGCGTCGGCGACATCATCGGCTTCGACATTCCCGTCTCGCGTGACACGCTTGCGGCGACGTTCGACGTCATCGACCTGGCGGGCGACGACGTCGATCTCGTGCAGCTGGCGACCTTCAACGACTTTGGTGAGGGCACCATGTTCGAGCCGACCGTCGAGTTCGGCTACGACTTCCTCAGCGAAGTTCAGCAGTTCACCGGCGTTGACTTGGGCGAGGATGCGCTGGCGATGGCGTTCGAGCTCTACAGCTTGCGTGTGGCGTTCGGCGATCGCCCGGAGGTCGCGGTGCTGCTCGACGACGCGTCGACTGCCCTGTCGGCGTTCGACCTGATCGCCGCGCGGCAAGCCCTCGACGCCGCTGTCGGCCTCCCCGGCGATGCGAATCGCGACGGGGTGGTCGACCTCGCCGACTTCGGCAACCTGCGAAGCAACTTTGGGCTCTTCGTCGCGGACTACAGCCGAGGCGACTTCAATGCCGACGGCGTTGTCGACCTGCAGGACTTTGGATTGCTCCGTGCGAACTTCGGCGGTGACGCGGCCGCACTCGATGCCTGGTCCTCAACTGTGCCGGAGCCGACTAGCAGCCTGCTCGTCCTCGCCGCTGGCTGCGTGGCTCTGCGTCGACGAAAGTAGCCGCGGATCATCGACCCGCGGCTACCGAAGCAATCACAACTGCCCGGTCTTTACTGGCGGAACAGCAGACCCTGCCGCACGTCGTCCAGCACGAAGTTCTCGAACTTCAGTTCGCTGCCACCGAGCCCAGGCTGACGCCACTGGATGCCACCGGCGTGGCCGTCGGCGAAGAGGAGGTTGGCGCGGGTGTTGTTGTTGTGGCGGTAGCGAATCATCGACGCCGCGTTCCCGTCTGGGCCGGAGTCAGCGAGCATCTCGGCTGTGGTGGCGTAGTCGCGGTTGAATCCGGCGTCGGGGCCTTCGATGTACGTGTTGTACGCGGTCTCGAGGGTGGCCCAGTTCTGGCTGTAGCTGGTGCCATTGCCCTGCAGAAGCCAAAGGTCCTGGTATGACGCCCACCCGTTGGGCCCGAGCAGCGAGCCGATCTGGACGGCATCGGCCAGCAACATCATCTCCGTCGGTCGAGGCACGCGGCTCAGCAGGTACGGCTTGCTGCCGTCATCCGACTGGCCCGGCTGGGCAAAGGCGGGGTTGTACGTCTGATTGGGCTCCAGCGGGCCCGGTGCGAATCGAAAGAGCTGCGGGTGAACGCCGTAGGTGATGATGTCGTTGCCGTTGACGCCCTCGCCGAGGATGGTGTCGGTGTCGGTGTAGATGTCCCACAGTTCCTTCGGCCCGCCACCGTTGGCGGTGGAGGCGTAAGTGTCGCCGGTGTCCTTGGAGAAGTAGGGCAAAATGAGCCATGCCCAGTCGGTCGCGCCTTCGCCGTTGGGGCTGGTGTCACCGTTCCAGAACTTGATCGGCAGCCGGCCGCCGTGGGCCTGGGTGTACATGATCATCGCCGTGCCGATCTGCCGCTGATTCGACAGGCAGACGACGGTGTTGGCCGACCCTCTGGCCCGCGACAGCGTTGGCAGCAGGATGCTGACCAGCAGGGCGATGATGCCGATGACCACCAGCAGCTCCACGAGCGTGAAGCCGTTGTGTCGGCGAGCGTGTCCGGTGAGTTTCGAGTCGACCATGGGTCCTCCGCAGGAAGGCGACGGGTAAGATGGAACAATCTTGTTACAGAAACCTACTTCGAGAATCTCAGGCCGTCAACTGAAAAAGCCAGAGCGGAAAATCGACCGCAGTAGGGTCTGGGCGTGCCCCGACCGCCCGTCTTTACCCGCGTCGCCGAGCTGATCGAGCGTCGCATCGAGGCAGGCGACTACCTCCTCAACGACATTCCCGGCGAGCGACGCATCGCCGAGGACGCGGGCGTGAGTCACATGACGGCCCGAAAAGCCGTCTCCATGCTCCTGGAACGCGGCGTCCTCATTCGTCGGCCCAACGGTTCGCTCGACGTCAGCCCCGATCGCGCCGCCGGCACCGCCAGCTCGGCCGTCGCGCTGCTCTACCCGTCTGCGGCGTCGCCTCACCTGCTTCGGCTTCGATACGTCGTCGCAGCGGCCGCCGAAGCCAGCGGGCTCACGCTTCGGCCCGTCCAGTTCGTCCACTGGGACGACCCGATCGTCCGCGATGCCCTCGAGTTTGACGGCGGCGCCATCGTCATACCGAGCACCGAGCCCATCGGCACCCAGACGCTGTCGCGTCTCAAGGCCGGCCAAACCGCCCTGCTCGATGCCGATCTCAGCGACGAGTCGATCGCGTCGATCCGACTCTTCCCCGACGACCACATTCGCCTCGTCTTCGACCGGCTCGTCCGCGCGGGACACTGGCACATCGGCTGCATCAGCACCGAGGACCACACGCCCGAAATCCTGCGCCGACTGAGCCTCTGGCACGACTTTGCCGACGAGCACGGCCTGGATGTCGAGCTGTTCGACGAGCCGGTTCACGACTTTGCCGACCCGATGCCGATCGCCTGCGAGATCGTGCGTCGTCGCGTTGCTGGCGGGCAGACGCTGCCGTCGGCGTTCATCGGCATGACGTTCCCTGCGGCCGTCGGTGCGTCGCGAGCGCTATGGGAGTCGGGCGTCGTCGTCGGGAAGGACGTGTCGGTGGCGGCGGTCAATATCGAGCCGCCGGCGCGCTACATGACGCCTGCCGTGACAGGCCTGGACATGCCCGATCTGCGGCCTGCGCTGCAGCGCTGCTTCGACTGGTTTGCCAGTGGCGATGCTTGGGAAGGGCCGTTCCTGCTGGAGCCCGAGACGCCGAATCTGCTCGAAGGCGAGTCGGTCGTGTCGCTCGACTAGCACGCCAATCGGCAGCGTCGCTTGACAGGCGATGGCCCGATCGTTTACAAGTGTAATCGATGACGGCTTCGCAAGACGAACCGACGATCAGCGACGCCGAGTGGCGCGTGCTCTCGGCCCTGTGGCGTCTGGACGACACCG
The Planctomycetota bacterium DNA segment above includes these coding regions:
- a CDS encoding PEP-CTERM sorting domain-containing protein (PEP-CTERM proteins occur, often in large numbers, in the proteomes of bacteria that also encode an exosortase, a predicted intramembrane cysteine proteinase. The presence of a PEP-CTERM domain at a protein's C-terminus predicts cleavage within the sorting domain, followed by covalent anchoring to some some component of the (usually Gram-negative) cell surface. Many PEP-CTERM proteins exhibit an unusual sequence composition that includes large numbers of potential glycosylation sites. Expression of one such protein has been shown restore the ability of a bacterium to form floc, a type of biofilm.) gives rise to the protein MVVATPTAIARPPVYFHYMPWFETPASNGGEWGYHWQFLNRDPSQVDAQGRRDIASHYYPKIGPYASGDPNVLEYHLLLTKLSGAEGLLLDWYGVAGSNGDIASLLANSNAIFDKAAQFGLDVGVVLEDRFARSPADVQANINYLRQNYFNQPHYLRVGPGDDPLLMIFGPIGMEDPAAWSSILPTAGEPITTLPLWYQSPDVGPLSDGEFAWIFEDESLDDHLQQQQTFLNDIARTLGTAAGVAYAGFNDFYAEGGVGDIIGFDIPVSRDTLAATFDVIDLAGDDVDLVQLATFNDFGEGTMFEPTVEFGYDFLSEVQQFTGVDLGEDALAMAFELYSLRVAFGDRPEVAVLLDDASTALSAFDLIAARQALDAAVGLPGDANRDGVVDLADFGNLRSNFGLFVADYSRGDFNADGVVDLQDFGLLRANFGGDAAALDAWSSTVPEPTSSLLVLAAGCVALRRRK
- a CDS encoding prepilin-type N-terminal cleavage/methylation domain-containing protein — encoded protein: MVDSKLTGHARRHNGFTLVELLVVIGIIALLVSILLPTLSRARGSANTVVCLSNQRQIGTAMIMYTQAHGGRLPIKFWNGDTSPNGEGATDWAWLILPYFSKDTGDTYASTANGGGPKELWDIYTDTDTILGEGVNGNDIITYGVHPQLFRFAPGPLEPNQTYNPAFAQPGQSDDGSKPYLLSRVPRPTEMMLLADAVQIGSLLGPNGWASYQDLWLLQGNGTSYSQNWATLETAYNTYIEGPDAGFNRDYATTAEMLADSGPDGNAASMIRYRHNNNTRANLLFADGHAGGIQWRQPGLGGSELKFENFVLDDVRQGLLFRQ
- a CDS encoding substrate-binding domain-containing protein, whose product is MPRPPVFTRVAELIERRIEAGDYLLNDIPGERRIAEDAGVSHMTARKAVSMLLERGVLIRRPNGSLDVSPDRAAGTASSAVALLYPSAASPHLLRLRYVVAAAAEASGLTLRPVQFVHWDDPIVRDALEFDGGAIVIPSTEPIGTQTLSRLKAGQTALLDADLSDESIASIRLFPDDHIRLVFDRLVRAGHWHIGCISTEDHTPEILRRLSLWHDFADEHGLDVELFDEPVHDFADPMPIACEIVRRRVAGGQTLPSAFIGMTFPAAVGASRALWESGVVVGKDVSVAAVNIEPPARYMTPAVTGLDMPDLRPALQRCFDWFASGDAWEGPFLLEPETPNLLEGESVVSLD